Sequence from the Penaeus vannamei isolate JL-2024 chromosome 16, ASM4276789v1, whole genome shotgun sequence genome:
atatatatatacatatatatgtatatatgtatgtatataaatatatacatatatatacatatatatatgtatgtatttatatatatatatatatgtatatacttatatatatatacacacatatatatatatatatatatatatatatatatatatatatatatatatgtgtgtgtgtgtgtgtgtgtgtgtgtgtgtgtgtgtgtgtgtgtgtgtgtgtgtgtgtgtgtgtgtgtgtgtgtgtgtgtgtgtgtgtgtgtgtgtgtgtgtgtgtatacttatatatttacatatatatatatatacatatatatatatatgtatatatatacatatatatatatatgtatatatatatatgtatatatataagtatacacacacacacacacacacacacacacacacacacacacacacacacacacacacacacacacacatatatatatatatatatatatatatatatatatatatatgtgtatatatatataagtatatacatatatatataaatacatacatatatatatgtatatatatgtatatatatatacatacatatatacatatatatgtatatatatatatatacatatatatatatatttatgtatatatacatagatacatatatatatgtgtgtatatatatatatatatatatatatatatatatgtatatatatacatatatatatatatatatatatatatatatatatataatgtatatatatatgtatatatatatgtatatatatgtatatatatatatatatatatgtatatatatatatatatacatatatatatatatttatttatttatatatttgtgtgtgtttaatttgaCTTTCCAGTAGCATCTAGATTCAAACAAATTTGCACGCTTATATTTTGAAAGTTCGAGAAGGAACGTAACTAAATCTGTTTCTTGCAGAAACCAACCCGACGCCACGGACATTGACAACCCCTGCTGTTGCCATCAAGACACAGGATTCTTCCCCAAGGCCACAGGAAGCATACGATCACGGTCAATGTATGGAGCACCTCTTGTATCGTCAGCAGTCACCTGAGAGACACAGAGGAGGAAACACCGAGTCCTTAAGCGAACGAAGAATCATCTCATAAAGTCTTGTGGTTACGCTCTCCAAATAACACTTCCGGGCTGTTAATGTTACTGACCGCTGACAAGTTGATGCTTACGTTCTTTACGCCAGCCTTTCCCAAGACGAATGTGGAAGCTCTTTAGATTAAAGTGATTATCTGCCGAATCTGATATGGAGCCAGCTGTCAAAATTTggcctattctctttctcctacttggTGAGTAATTACACTATATTTAAATTACCTACTTTTAAAACTCCATAGTGATATAAACGTTTGACAATACATTTAAAACTCCATAGTGATATAAGCAACATGTTTGACAATAACCATCATGTATGCCAAGGGTCATCATAACTCCTACTGCAGGCGATGTGGCAGCCATGATGATCTATCAGGGTGACGGCTGCCTGGAGAAGTGTCCCGTCACACACCACTACAGCCCCGTGTGTGGCACGGATTACGTCACATACACCAACCCCAGTACGCTCCTCTGCCACAAGAAGTGCACTGACTCCAGTTAGTAAGAAAAGTTAAATAGGTTAGGGGGATTATTGGCGTGGAACTGGGTCGCGAAAGGGAACCCGACAGTTTCAATATAGAACTTtgtaaaacaaaaattatatgtgATAGCCTGTAATTCACATTTATTTGATCAGAACAGTTAATTAAATCGGTAAATACTGTCGCGTGTtatatttcttgaaaaaaaatatttgcaatcatatcatatattttaggtttcacacatacatacgcacacacacacacacacacacacacacacacacacacacacacacacacacacacacacacacacacacacacacacacacacacacacacacacacacacacacacacacacacacacacacacacacacacacacacacacacacacacacacacacacacacgcacacatttatatatatacatataaatatatgtatatgtatgtgtatttatatatatatatatatatatatatatatatatatatatgtatataaatatatgcatatacatacatacatacatacatacatacatatatatatatatatatatatatatatatatatatatactcatgtatatatatatatatatatatatatatatatatatatatatacatatacatatatacatatatatatatatatatatatatatatatatatatatatatatatgtctgtgtgtgtgtgtgtgtgtgtgtgtgtgtgtgtgtgtgtgtgtgtgtgtgtgtgtgtgtgtgtgtgtgtgtacata
This genomic interval carries:
- the LOC113817176 gene encoding protease inhibitor 2, which encodes MEPAVKIWPILFLLLGDVAAMMIYQGDGCLEKCPVTHHYSPVCGTDYVTYTNPSTLLCHKKCTDSTLGVAHFTSCVDWLTGNYRL